From a region of the Deinococcus metallilatus genome:
- a CDS encoding GNAT family N-acetyltransferase — MTPEDLRGVLRGITYRDTAPADQTFLLDLYTSTRAEELARVAWPEEQKVAFLRQQFLAQDAYYRASYPGAEFRVIEQGGLPVGRLYVHRREDEHRLMELTLLPACRGRGIGTALIREVMRGAAREAKPVRLHVEGFNPALRLYRRLGFVQLEERGLYWFLEWRPPGVS; from the coding sequence TTGACGCCGGAGGACCTGCGCGGCGTCCTGCGGGGGATCACCTACCGGGACACGGCCCCGGCCGACCAGACCTTCCTGCTGGACCTCTATACCAGCACCCGTGCGGAGGAACTCGCGCGGGTGGCCTGGCCGGAAGAACAGAAGGTGGCCTTTCTGCGCCAGCAGTTCCTGGCCCAGGACGCCTATTACCGTGCGTCCTACCCCGGGGCTGAGTTCCGGGTGATTGAGCAAGGCGGTCTGCCGGTGGGGCGGCTCTACGTCCACCGCCGTGAAGACGAACACAGGCTGATGGAGCTGACCCTGCTGCCCGCGTGCCGGGGCAGGGGCATCGGCACGGCCCTGATCCGCGAGGTGATGCGGGGCGCGGCGCGCGAGGCGAAGCCGGTGCGGCTGCATGTGGAGGGGTTCAACCCGGCCTTGCGGCTCTACCGGCGGCTGGGCTTCGTCCAGCTGGAGGAACGCGGCCTGTACTGGTTCCTGGAGTGGCGCCCGCCCGGCGTCAGTTGA
- a CDS encoding DUF6916 family protein has product MLPTWTFTALEPLVGQTFLLHLAPDQVQSLRLSEAQALGEPRGEGVSVPFSLLFHGPAQPWAAQGTYHMEQAELGALDVFLVPLGPDARGMRYQAIFN; this is encoded by the coding sequence ATGCTCCCGACCTGGACGTTTACCGCCCTCGAACCGCTTGTCGGCCAGACCTTTCTGCTGCACCTCGCGCCGGACCAGGTGCAGTCCCTCCGGCTGTCCGAAGCGCAGGCCCTCGGGGAGCCCCGCGGGGAAGGCGTCAGCGTTCCCTTTTCCCTGCTGTTCCACGGCCCTGCCCAGCCCTGGGCCGCCCAGGGCACCTATCACATGGAGCAGGCTGAGCTGGGTGCCCTCGACGTGTTCCTGGTCCCGCTGGGGCCGGACGCGCGGGGTATGCGCTACCAGGCCATCTTCAACTGA
- a CDS encoding phage tail protein produces the protein MAEPFLAEIRIFPFNFAPRGWAFCNGQLMPLSQNTALFSLLGTVYGGDGKSTFALPNLQGSAPMQPGEGPGLSAHSLGEIGGSATVTLLASEMPAHTHALRANPFPGDNLAPGPTLALASSTGGHAYVGGTPPLTALAPQALAPAGSDQPHNNMQPYLVLNFCIALQGVYPARP, from the coding sequence ATGGCAGAACCTTTCCTGGCGGAAATCCGCATCTTTCCCTTTAACTTCGCACCCAGGGGCTGGGCTTTTTGCAACGGGCAGCTCATGCCCCTGTCGCAGAACACGGCGCTGTTCTCGCTGCTGGGCACGGTCTACGGCGGCGACGGCAAGTCCACCTTCGCGCTCCCCAATCTGCAAGGCAGCGCGCCGATGCAGCCGGGCGAGGGGCCGGGGCTGTCTGCGCACTCGCTGGGCGAGATAGGCGGCTCGGCCACGGTGACGCTGCTGGCCTCCGAGATGCCCGCCCACACCCATGCCCTGCGGGCGAACCCCTTCCCGGGCGATAACCTGGCGCCGGGGCCGACGCTGGCGCTGGCCAGTTCGACGGGCGGCCATGCCTATGTGGGCGGGACGCCGCCGCTGACGGCGCTGGCGCCGCAGGCCCTCGCGCCCGCCGGGTCGGACCAGCCGCACAACAACATGCAGCCGTACCTCGTCCTGAACTTCTGCATCGCGCTGCAAGGCGTGTATCCCGCCCGCCCTTGA
- a CDS encoding beta strand repeat-containing protein, which produces MRRSPSWRLGLLTVLLAACSASPEVKAPPPPTPPASPALASAQLAILIPAGPEAAPLTPQYVSSATQSVKVTIDGTAKTFAAGTGQPNCTGSGPVLCTFTLTDVAPPGAHTFTVTAYAGQDGTGSLLGTFGPESRTLDAGVTNSLNFTLTAVVNGVQVQPTQAASDDNVGVSTYLLSAGTPRNFRATQYDPANQVVSGPGTPALYACPASPDVQVSADDHLGNFTLTTANAKLTDAVVSLRRDACTGTVVTALHVANAVALTLDANAALPTDVTGPVKLQDGGGAALPDLTVRGSAALVPGAYTLTPQVINSGVNRYTPGGGSVSVTLRLGAPLTQTFTYTQAVHVTFKVTASTYAPRSGDPVTLTAQLLDASDQPLKKAGDVVTWSSSGTGSFSSPTSTTDASGQASVTYTPTGAAGSTQTVTATTSDYGVTVTGSSDTIGIQGPPTAAPDGPGATSAPGDPYHVAFNQTAPLTVAASSTTGLLANDNRGFPVGAIASFGGGDLGGNVADHAAGSSVTFGTGGSLKVNADGSFSFVPAQGFTGNFTFQYRLGNSVGTSDGTVTLAVGVRPAAVNDTYTPTVIGNVPVNTARAGGSGFSLLANDTGSGLRVTGADTTTTGGGGTVSVNPDGTFSFTPAAGFTGTTSFNYTVANGFGSKTASVNLTVAGRIWFVDSAAAPGGDGRQGAPFRDLASFAAVNDGAALHPADNDTVFLATGAGSYSGPLTLRGGQKLIGQSSSVSLGAASGLTVPADAALPATGGTPPTITSGGNGLNLASNNTLRGFNLGNAAGTALGGSGFGTLTVAEVGINTGGQALSLTNGTLSGSFSTLRSTGGANNVLLSNVNGTATLGAAGDALSGASGDAFKVSGGSGSFTYPGSISNASALAVNVSGKTGGTVTFSGALNPAGAARGVSLSNNTGATVNFSGPLKIATTNTIGFSATGGGTVTATGTGSTLGSTGATALNVSDTSIGAGGLNFQSISASGGTNGIVLNNTGGGGGLTVSGTGAAGSGGTIQNTVGADGTTGGIGISLNNTRNVSLNGMQLNDHPNFAIRGSGVSGFTLAGSTVSGTNGSNENAPYTEGSVYFTELTGAASFSNSSISGGRANNLRVTNTSGALDRLLLDNVTVGANSTAGGNSVLIEPQGSAVMKVTVQNSRLTAARDQLFMLNLTGSPTADLVFSNNTLSNNHPSIVSGGGGMTLTSGGAVGYSPRLTYSITNNTFRDALGTALLVSKLIDAGTFSGTISGNTIGVAGVANSGSQQGSGIQLISAVQGSNSATIQNNRIYQYNNYGVSLQAGGIAQSASGTTTHNAALNATITGNTISNPGNGGALIYGIYLNSGTTSNSPGGTPDAYQVCASISGNSLTGSGVGAGNDIVLRQRFMTTVRLPGYVGANNDTAAVMNFVQSNNGGASATAATSVATYPGAGGFVGGAPCSTP; this is translated from the coding sequence ATGCGCCGTTCCCCCTCCTGGCGTCTCGGTCTGCTGACCGTGCTGCTCGCCGCCTGTTCCGCCTCTCCCGAGGTGAAGGCGCCCCCACCGCCCACGCCTCCGGCCTCCCCGGCGCTCGCCTCGGCTCAACTCGCGATCCTGATTCCGGCGGGACCGGAAGCCGCCCCCCTGACGCCGCAGTACGTGTCCAGCGCCACCCAGTCCGTCAAGGTCACCATCGATGGCACGGCCAAGACCTTCGCGGCGGGCACCGGGCAACCCAATTGCACGGGCAGCGGGCCGGTGCTGTGTACCTTCACCCTGACCGATGTCGCGCCGCCCGGCGCCCACACCTTCACGGTCACCGCCTACGCGGGCCAGGACGGGACCGGCAGTCTGCTGGGCACCTTCGGCCCGGAAAGCCGCACGCTGGACGCCGGGGTGACCAACAGCCTGAACTTCACGCTGACCGCCGTGGTGAACGGCGTGCAGGTGCAGCCGACCCAGGCCGCCAGCGACGACAACGTGGGCGTCAGCACCTACCTGCTGTCCGCCGGAACCCCGCGCAACTTCCGCGCCACCCAGTACGACCCGGCCAATCAGGTCGTGAGCGGACCGGGGACGCCCGCCCTCTACGCCTGCCCCGCCTCGCCGGACGTGCAGGTCAGCGCCGACGACCACCTGGGCAACTTCACCCTGACCACCGCCAACGCCAAGCTGACCGATGCGGTGGTGTCGCTGCGCCGCGACGCCTGCACGGGCACGGTGGTCACTGCGCTCCACGTCGCCAACGCCGTGGCGCTGACGCTGGACGCGAACGCGGCGCTGCCCACCGACGTGACCGGGCCGGTCAAGCTTCAGGACGGCGGGGGCGCGGCCCTGCCCGACCTCACCGTGCGCGGCAGCGCCGCTCTGGTGCCGGGGGCCTATACCCTCACGCCGCAGGTCATCAACAGCGGGGTCAACCGCTACACGCCGGGCGGCGGGAGCGTGTCGGTCACCCTCCGGCTCGGGGCGCCCCTGACCCAGACCTTCACGTACACGCAGGCCGTCCACGTGACCTTCAAGGTGACGGCCAGCACCTATGCGCCCAGGTCGGGCGACCCGGTGACCCTCACCGCGCAGCTGCTCGACGCCTCCGACCAGCCGCTCAAGAAAGCGGGCGACGTGGTGACCTGGAGCAGCAGCGGCACGGGCAGCTTCTCCAGCCCGACCTCCACGACGGACGCCAGCGGGCAGGCCAGCGTCACCTACACGCCGACCGGGGCCGCGGGCAGCACCCAGACCGTCACGGCGACCACCAGCGACTACGGCGTGACGGTCACCGGCAGCAGCGACACCATCGGCATCCAGGGGCCGCCCACCGCCGCGCCGGACGGGCCGGGCGCGACCAGTGCTCCCGGCGATCCGTACCACGTCGCTTTCAATCAGACGGCGCCCCTGACCGTCGCGGCGTCCTCCACGACGGGCCTGCTGGCGAACGACAACCGGGGCTTCCCGGTGGGGGCCATCGCCTCCTTCGGGGGGGGCGATCTGGGGGGCAATGTCGCGGATCACGCGGCGGGCAGCAGCGTCACCTTCGGCACGGGCGGGTCGCTCAAGGTGAACGCGGACGGCAGCTTCAGTTTCGTGCCCGCGCAGGGCTTCACCGGGAACTTCACGTTCCAGTACCGGCTGGGCAACAGCGTGGGGACGTCGGACGGGACCGTGACCCTCGCGGTGGGGGTGCGACCTGCGGCGGTCAATGACACCTATACCCCCACCGTGATCGGCAACGTGCCGGTCAACACCGCCAGGGCGGGCGGTTCGGGCTTCTCGCTGCTCGCCAACGATACGGGCAGCGGCCTGCGCGTGACCGGGGCCGACACCACCACGACCGGGGGCGGCGGCACGGTGAGCGTGAACCCGGACGGCACCTTCAGCTTCACGCCCGCCGCCGGGTTCACCGGCACCACCAGCTTCAACTACACGGTGGCGAACGGTTTCGGCAGCAAAACCGCGAGCGTGAACCTGACCGTCGCGGGCCGCATCTGGTTCGTGGACAGCGCCGCCGCGCCCGGTGGGGACGGGCGGCAGGGCGCGCCTTTCAGGGACCTCGCCAGTTTTGCCGCCGTCAACGACGGGGCGGCCCTGCACCCCGCCGACAACGACACGGTTTTCCTGGCGACCGGCGCGGGTAGCTACAGCGGCCCCCTGACCCTGCGTGGCGGGCAGAAGCTGATCGGCCAGAGCAGCAGCGTCTCCCTGGGCGCCGCGTCCGGCCTGACCGTGCCCGCCGACGCGGCCCTTCCGGCCACCGGCGGCACGCCGCCCACGATCACCTCGGGCGGAAACGGCCTCAACCTGGCCAGCAACAACACGCTGCGCGGCTTCAACCTGGGGAACGCGGCGGGGACGGCCCTCGGCGGGTCGGGCTTCGGCACACTCACCGTTGCCGAGGTGGGCATCAACACCGGCGGCCAGGCCCTGAGCCTCACGAACGGGACGCTGTCCGGCAGCTTCTCCACGCTGCGCTCGACGGGCGGCGCCAACAACGTGCTGCTCTCCAACGTGAACGGCACGGCCACGCTGGGCGCGGCAGGTGATGCGCTCTCGGGGGCCAGCGGGGACGCCTTCAAGGTCAGCGGGGGCAGCGGCTCGTTCACGTATCCGGGGAGCATCAGCAATGCGAGTGCGCTCGCGGTCAATGTCTCCGGCAAGACGGGCGGCACCGTCACCTTCTCGGGGGCGCTCAACCCGGCGGGTGCGGCGCGCGGCGTGTCGCTGAGCAACAACACGGGCGCGACCGTCAACTTCAGCGGTCCCCTCAAGATCGCCACCACGAACACCATCGGCTTCAGCGCGACCGGCGGCGGCACCGTAACGGCCACCGGGACCGGCAGCACCCTGGGCAGCACCGGTGCCACCGCGCTGAACGTTTCGGACACCAGCATCGGGGCGGGCGGCCTGAACTTCCAGAGCATCAGCGCCAGCGGTGGCACCAACGGCATCGTGCTGAACAACACTGGGGGCGGCGGCGGCCTGACGGTGAGCGGGACCGGCGCGGCGGGGTCCGGCGGCACCATCCAGAACACCGTCGGGGCCGACGGGACCACGGGCGGCATCGGCATCTCCCTGAACAACACGCGCAACGTCAGTCTCAACGGGATGCAACTCAATGACCACCCCAACTTCGCCATCCGGGGGAGCGGGGTCAGCGGCTTCACGCTCGCGGGCAGCACGGTCAGCGGCACCAACGGCAGCAACGAGAACGCCCCCTACACCGAGGGCAGCGTGTACTTCACCGAACTGACGGGCGCAGCCAGCTTCAGCAACAGCAGCATCAGCGGCGGGCGGGCCAACAACCTGCGCGTGACCAACACGTCGGGCGCCCTCGACCGCCTCCTGCTCGACAACGTGACGGTGGGGGCGAACAGCACGGCGGGCGGCAACAGCGTCCTGATCGAGCCGCAGGGCAGCGCCGTGATGAAGGTGACGGTGCAGAACAGCCGCCTCACCGCTGCCCGCGATCAACTCTTCATGCTGAATCTGACCGGCAGCCCGACGGCGGACCTGGTCTTCAGCAACAACACCCTCTCCAACAATCACCCCAGCATCGTCAGCGGCGGGGGCGGCATGACGCTCACGAGCGGGGGCGCGGTCGGCTACAGCCCCAGGCTCACTTACAGCATCACGAACAACACCTTCCGCGACGCGCTGGGCACCGCGCTGCTGGTTTCCAAACTGATCGACGCGGGCACCTTCAGCGGCACGATCTCGGGCAACACCATCGGCGTGGCGGGTGTGGCGAACTCGGGGTCACAGCAGGGGTCGGGCATCCAGCTCATCTCGGCGGTGCAGGGCAGCAACTCGGCCACGATCCAGAACAACCGGATCTACCAGTACAACAACTATGGGGTTTCCCTCCAGGCGGGCGGTATCGCGCAGTCGGCGTCGGGCACCACGACCCACAACGCGGCGCTGAACGCGACGATCACCGGGAACACCATCAGCAATCCGGGGAACGGCGGCGCGCTGATCTACGGCATCTACCTGAACTCGGGCACCACCTCGAACAGCCCGGGCGGTACCCCGGACGCCTACCAGGTCTGCGCCAGCATCAGCGGGAACAGCCTGACTGGCTCGGGTGTCGGCGCCGGAAACGATATCGTCCTGCGGCAGCGGTTCATGACCACCGTGCGGCTGCCGGGCTACGTCGGAGCGAATAACGATACTGCTGCCGTCATGAACTTCGTCCAGAGCAACAACGGGGGGGCGTCGGCCACGGCGGCCACCAGCGTCGCCACCTATCCGGGTGCGGGCGGCTTCGTCGGCGGCGCCCCCTGCTCCACCCCCTGA
- a CDS encoding cupin domain-containing protein, which yields MTAEEHARKVGPEDGRVLVNPIGGRMVLKVPDAMTAGAYSVHDNILPPHSPGPRPHLHRDHEETFYVLAGELTVRVGDETLRAGAGTFVVIPRGVVHQPSNQTANETHVLLIFSPGGMDRFFVEAAEGHHPLQARPDDAGQQVRLRVFTERYGYEFVDFPGDG from the coding sequence ATGACGGCTGAAGAACACGCCCGCAAGGTGGGTCCAGAGGACGGCCGCGTCCTCGTGAATCCCATCGGGGGACGGATGGTCCTCAAGGTCCCCGACGCGATGACGGCTGGTGCCTACTCCGTTCATGACAACATCCTCCCGCCCCACTCGCCCGGGCCGAGGCCGCACCTGCACCGCGACCACGAGGAAACCTTTTACGTGCTCGCGGGCGAATTGACCGTTCGGGTGGGAGACGAGACGCTTCGGGCGGGGGCCGGAACATTCGTGGTGATTCCGCGCGGGGTGGTGCATCAACCGTCGAACCAGACCGCGAACGAGACGCACGTGCTGCTGATTTTTTCACCTGGCGGGATGGACCGGTTCTTCGTGGAGGCCGCTGAAGGCCACCACCCCTTGCAGGCCAGGCCAGACGATGCCGGGCAACAGGTGCGGCTGCGGGTGTTCACGGAACGTTACGGCTACGAGTTCGTGGATTTTCCGGGGGACGGGTGA
- a CDS encoding phage tail protein encodes MSDPYVGEIRMFAGTFAPVGWELCAGQLLAISENETLFNLLGTTYGGDGENTFGLPDLRGRIPVHQGAGYPLATSGGVEEVALTVNQTPLHSHPLLASTATGSTPNPGSAVLATNPGSVQLYVEDDPAANLAPQAVGGAGGSQPHSNLQPYLCVNFIISLFGLYPSPS; translated from the coding sequence ATGAGTGATCCCTATGTCGGTGAGATTCGTATGTTCGCCGGAACGTTCGCGCCCGTGGGCTGGGAACTCTGCGCGGGCCAACTGCTCGCCATCTCGGAAAACGAAACGCTGTTCAACCTGCTCGGCACGACCTACGGCGGCGACGGCGAGAACACCTTCGGTCTGCCGGACCTGCGCGGGCGCATCCCGGTCCATCAGGGGGCAGGTTATCCTCTGGCGACGAGCGGCGGGGTCGAGGAAGTGGCCCTGACCGTCAACCAGACGCCGCTTCACAGCCACCCGCTGCTTGCCTCGACCGCCACCGGCAGTACGCCCAATCCGGGCAGCGCGGTGCTGGCGACCAATCCGGGCAGCGTCCAACTTTACGTGGAGGACGACCCGGCGGCGAACCTGGCCCCCCAGGCCGTCGGCGGGGCGGGCGGCAGCCAGCCGCACAGCAACCTCCAGCCGTACCTGTGCGTGAACTTCATCATCTCGCTCTTCGGGCTGTACCCCAGCCCGAGCTGA
- a CDS encoding phage tail protein, protein MAEPFLSEIRIMSFNFAPRGWALCNGQLLPINQNQALFSLLGTTYGGDGRTTFALPNLQGRVPIHAGSGHTLGERGGEEAHTLSLAELPAHTHALNAASSNGSASAPANAFLGAFSGGYQTAAPSTSLHPASVTGAGGSQPHENRQPFLTLTYCIALQGIFPTPN, encoded by the coding sequence GTGGCAGAACCCTTTCTTTCCGAGATCAGGATCATGAGCTTCAATTTCGCGCCGCGCGGCTGGGCCTTGTGCAACGGGCAGCTTCTGCCGATCAACCAGAATCAGGCGCTGTTCTCGCTGCTGGGCACGACCTACGGCGGGGATGGGCGGACGACCTTCGCGCTGCCCAACCTCCAGGGGCGGGTGCCCATCCACGCCGGGAGCGGCCACACGCTGGGCGAACGGGGTGGGGAAGAGGCGCATACGCTCTCACTCGCCGAGCTTCCGGCACACACGCACGCGCTGAATGCCGCGAGCAGCAACGGCTCGGCCAGCGCCCCGGCGAACGCCTTTCTGGGCGCTTTCAGCGGTGGGTATCAGACGGCGGCGCCCTCCACGTCCCTGCATCCCGCCTCGGTCACGGGCGCCGGGGGGAGCCAGCCGCACGAGAACCGGCAGCCCTTCCTGACGCTCACGTACTGCATCGCGTTGCAGGGCATCTTTCCCACCCCCAACTGA